A genomic region of Pelodiscus sinensis isolate JC-2024 chromosome 1, ASM4963464v1, whole genome shotgun sequence contains the following coding sequences:
- the FILIP1L gene encoding filamin A-interacting protein 1-like isoform X2 produces the protein MHIRLKKLIDQETAYQAKKEKENNKKIIKLKEELTKLKSFALMVVDEQQRLTEQLNQQSQKIQELTTTAEQVHEKLTIAEAKAQEEKQKAIRLEAELQAQTKKISQEQEIMMAKLTNEDSQNHQLRSKLTALTRQIDELEQTNKSLRKAEEELQDIREKINKGESGNSTLMSEVEELRTRVLEMEGKDEELIKMEDQCRELNKKLEKEAAQNKNFKAEVDKLNKRIMELEKLEDAFNKSKQECYNLKCNLEKEKILTKQLSQELEGLKARIGELETTEIKLEKTEFTLKEDLTKLKTLTVMLVDERKTMSEKIKQTEEKLQSATSQLQVEQNKVMSVTEKLIEESKKALKSKTDAEEKMSSVTKERDELKNKLKAEEEKGSDLFCKVNILRKRLQSLEAIEKEFLKNKLKETTKASTSLQQENNKIKELAQEVERLKNKLKEMKAIEDDLMKTEDEFESLERRYINERDKAKFLSEELEGVKIELARYKLAEKAESNHEEWIFRKLKEEEAKSGHLSREVDALKEKIHEYMATEDLICHLRGDHIVLQKKLTQQENKNRELAREIDSLTKELERYRRFSKSLRPSLNGRRISDLQVLSKEVQTDPADSEPPDYKSLVPLERAVINGQLYEESDNEDEDNDEEQTVSFKCNSSIANAVNKKLWIPWMKSKESHPQNGKIHSKQNGNCAQPRDLVLNHTPGQPLHIKVTPDHGQNTATLEITSPTTDSPHSYTSTAVIPNCGTPKQRITIIQNASLTPLKSKVVDGYMSPEQAMSPITMATFARSQTPESCGSITPERTTSPLALTSSPEQMLSSEPLEIGAKHTVFRVSPDRQSSWHFQRSNSTGSSVITTEDNKIHIHLGSPYVQALANSTKPCTPSQDNRTPALTNGTAIKSTSKITSSITITPTATPLPRQSQITVSNVYN, from the coding sequence ATTGAAAAAGCTGATTGACCAAGAAACAGCCTATCAGGcaaaaaaagagaaggaaaacaacaaGAAAATAATTAAACTGAAAGAAGAACTGACAAAACTGAAATCATTTGCTTTAATGGTGGTGGATGAACAACAAAGACTTACAGAACAGCTGAACCAACAAAGTCAAAAAATCCAAGAGCTAACCACTACTGCCGAGCAAGTACACGAGAAACTCACAATTGCTGAAGCAAAAGCacaagaggaaaagcagaaagccATCAGACTAGAAGCAGAATTGCAAGCCCAAACCAAAAAGATTTCCCAAGAACAAGAAATAATGATGGCCAAATTAACCAATGAAGACAGCCAGAATCACCAGCTCCGGTCAAAATTAACAGCTCTCACTCGACAAATAGATGAATTAGAGCAAACTAATAAGTCTTTACGAAAAGCAGAGGAAGAATTGCAAGACATacgggaaaaaataaataaaggagaAAGTGGAAATTCCACCCTTATGTCTGAAGTGGAAGAATTACGGACACGTGTCTTGGAAATGGAAGGTAAAGATGAAGAGCTCATAAAAATGGAAGACCAGTGTAGAGAGCTtaataaaaaattagaaaaagaagCAGCACAAAACAAGAACTTTAAAGCAGAAGTTGACAAACTCAACAAAAGAATTATGGAATTGGAGAAATTAGAAGATGCTTTCAACAAGAGCAAACAAGAATGTTATAACCTGAAATGCAatctagaaaaagaaaaaatattaacaaaGCAATTGTCTCAGGAGTTGGAAGGCTTAAAAGCTAGAATTGGAGAGCTTGAAACCACTGAAATCAAATTAGAAAAAACAGAATTCACACTCAAAGAAGATTTAACTAAACTGAAAACATTAACGGTCATGCTTGTGGATGAAAGAAAAACAATGAgtgaaaaaataaagcaaacagaaGAAAAGTTACAATCTGCAACTTCCCAGCTTCAGGTGGAGCAAAACAAAGTGATGTCAGTTACAGAAAAACTCATTGAAGAAAGTAAAAAAGCACTGAAATCAAAAACTGATGCAGAGGAAAAAATGTCCAGTGTAACGAAGGAAAGAGATGAACtgaaaaacaaactaaaagcAGAAGAAGAGAAAGGAAGTGATCTCTTTTGCAAGGTAAATATTCTAAGGAAAAGGCTTCAGTCACTAGAAGCCATTGAAAAAGAGTTTCTTAAAAATAAACTCAAAGAGACCACTAAAGCAAGCACATCCTTACAGCAGGAGAACAACAAGATCAAAGAACTTGCCCAAGAAGTTGAGAGGCTGAAAAATAAGCTGAAAGAAATGAAGGCCATAGAGGATGATCTCATGAAAACTGAAGATGAATTTGAGTCTCTAGAACGAAGATACATCAATGAACGAGACAAAGCTAAATTTCTATCAGAAGAACTGGAGGGTGTGAAAATCGAACTGGCTAGATATAAGTTAGCAGAGAAGGCAGAGTCCAACCATGAAGAGTGGATTTTCAGAAAACTTAAAGAAGAAGAAGCAAAGTCAGGGCACCTGTCTAGGGAGGTAGATGCACTGAAAGAGAAAATTCATGAGTACATGGCCACAGAAGACCTAATATGTCATCTACGGGGTGATCATATAGTCCTACAAAAGAAACTCACCcagcaagaaaacaaaaacagagaGCTAGCCAGAGAAATTGATAGCCTTACTAAAGAATTAGAGAGATACAGACGCTTCAGTAAGAGCCTTAGACCTAGTCTTAATGGAAGGAGAATTTCTGATTTGCAGGTTCTCTCTAAAGAAGTCCAAACAGATCCAGCAGACAGTGAACCACCTGATTACAAGAGTCTTGTTCCTTTAGAACGAGCAGTCATAAATGGGCAGTTGTATGAAGAGAGTGATAATGAAGACGAAGACAACGATGAGGAGCAAACAGTGTCTTTCAAATGCAATTCATCCATTGCAAATGCAGTAAACAAAAAATTATGGATCCCATGGATGAAGTCCAAAGAAAGCCATCCTCAAAATGGAAAAATTCATAGCAAACAGAATGGAAATTGTGCACAGCCACGAGATTTAGTTCTAAATCACACGCCTGGTCAACCTCTTCATATAAAGGTTACTCCAGACCATGGACAAAACACAGCTACccttgaaataacaagccctacTACAGATAGTCCTCACTCTTACACTAGTACAGCAGTTATACCCAACTGTGGCACACCAAAGCAAAGAATAACCATTATTCAAAATGCCTCCTTAACTCCTTTAAAATCAAAAGTAGTTGATGGTTACATGAGTCCGGAGCAAGCCATGTCACCTATTACAATGGCAACTTTTGCAAGATCTCAAACTCCTGAGTCATGTGGCTCAATAACTCCAGAAAGGACAACGTCTCCATTGGCTCTGACAAGTTCTCCAGAACAAATGCTTTCTTCAGAGCCTTTGGAAATTGGTGCCAAGCATACTGTTTTCAGAGTGTCCCCAGACAGGCAATCGTCATGGCACTTTCAAAGATCTAACAGCACTGGTTCAAGTGTAATAACTACTGAGGATAACAAAATCCATATTCATTTAGGAAGTCCTTATGTTCAGGCTCTTGCTAATTCAACAAAACCTTGTACTCCCAGTCAGGATAACAGAACTCCAGCACTAACTAATGGAACAGCCATTAAATCTACTAGTAAAATCACAAGCAGTATCACTATCACACCAACAGCCACTCCTCTCCCACGGCAATCACAAATTACAGTAAGTAATGTCTATAACTGA
- the FILIP1L gene encoding filamin A-interacting protein 1-like isoform X3 has protein sequence MVVDEQQRLTEQLNQQSQKIQELTTTAEQVHEKLTIAEAKAQEEKQKAIRLEAELQAQTKKISQEQEIMMAKLTNEDSQNHQLRSKLTALTRQIDELEQTNKSLRKAEEELQDIREKINKGESGNSTLMSEVEELRTRVLEMEGKDEELIKMEDQCRELNKKLEKEAAQNKNFKAEVDKLNKRIMELEKLEDAFNKSKQECYNLKCNLEKEKILTKQLSQELEGLKARIGELETTEIKLEKTEFTLKEDLTKLKTLTVMLVDERKTMSEKIKQTEEKLQSATSQLQVEQNKVMSVTEKLIEESKKALKSKTDAEEKMSSVTKERDELKNKLKAEEEKGSDLFCKVNILRKRLQSLEAIEKEFLKNKLKETTKASTSLQQENNKIKELAQEVERLKNKLKEMKAIEDDLMKTEDEFESLERRYINERDKAKFLSEELEGVKIELARYKLAEKAESNHEEWIFRKLKEEEAKSGHLSREVDALKEKIHEYMATEDLICHLRGDHIVLQKKLTQQENKNRELAREIDSLTKELERYRRFSKSLRPSLNGRRISDLQVLSKEVQTDPADSEPPDYKSLVPLERAVINGQLYEESDNEDEDNDEEQTVSFKCNSSIANAVNKKLWIPWMKSKESHPQNGKIHSKQNGNCAQPRDLVLNHTPGQPLHIKVTPDHGQNTATLEITSPTTDSPHSYTSTAVIPNCGTPKQRITIIQNASLTPLKSKVVDGYMSPEQAMSPITMATFARSQTPESCGSITPERTTSPLALTSSPEQMLSSEPLEIGAKHTVFRVSPDRQSSWHFQRSNSTGSSVITTEDNKIHIHLGSPYVQALANSTKPCTPSQDNRTPALTNGTAIKSTSKITSSITITPTATPLPRQSQITVSNVYN, from the coding sequence ATGGTGGTGGATGAACAACAAAGACTTACAGAACAGCTGAACCAACAAAGTCAAAAAATCCAAGAGCTAACCACTACTGCCGAGCAAGTACACGAGAAACTCACAATTGCTGAAGCAAAAGCacaagaggaaaagcagaaagccATCAGACTAGAAGCAGAATTGCAAGCCCAAACCAAAAAGATTTCCCAAGAACAAGAAATAATGATGGCCAAATTAACCAATGAAGACAGCCAGAATCACCAGCTCCGGTCAAAATTAACAGCTCTCACTCGACAAATAGATGAATTAGAGCAAACTAATAAGTCTTTACGAAAAGCAGAGGAAGAATTGCAAGACATacgggaaaaaataaataaaggagaAAGTGGAAATTCCACCCTTATGTCTGAAGTGGAAGAATTACGGACACGTGTCTTGGAAATGGAAGGTAAAGATGAAGAGCTCATAAAAATGGAAGACCAGTGTAGAGAGCTtaataaaaaattagaaaaagaagCAGCACAAAACAAGAACTTTAAAGCAGAAGTTGACAAACTCAACAAAAGAATTATGGAATTGGAGAAATTAGAAGATGCTTTCAACAAGAGCAAACAAGAATGTTATAACCTGAAATGCAatctagaaaaagaaaaaatattaacaaaGCAATTGTCTCAGGAGTTGGAAGGCTTAAAAGCTAGAATTGGAGAGCTTGAAACCACTGAAATCAAATTAGAAAAAACAGAATTCACACTCAAAGAAGATTTAACTAAACTGAAAACATTAACGGTCATGCTTGTGGATGAAAGAAAAACAATGAgtgaaaaaataaagcaaacagaaGAAAAGTTACAATCTGCAACTTCCCAGCTTCAGGTGGAGCAAAACAAAGTGATGTCAGTTACAGAAAAACTCATTGAAGAAAGTAAAAAAGCACTGAAATCAAAAACTGATGCAGAGGAAAAAATGTCCAGTGTAACGAAGGAAAGAGATGAACtgaaaaacaaactaaaagcAGAAGAAGAGAAAGGAAGTGATCTCTTTTGCAAGGTAAATATTCTAAGGAAAAGGCTTCAGTCACTAGAAGCCATTGAAAAAGAGTTTCTTAAAAATAAACTCAAAGAGACCACTAAAGCAAGCACATCCTTACAGCAGGAGAACAACAAGATCAAAGAACTTGCCCAAGAAGTTGAGAGGCTGAAAAATAAGCTGAAAGAAATGAAGGCCATAGAGGATGATCTCATGAAAACTGAAGATGAATTTGAGTCTCTAGAACGAAGATACATCAATGAACGAGACAAAGCTAAATTTCTATCAGAAGAACTGGAGGGTGTGAAAATCGAACTGGCTAGATATAAGTTAGCAGAGAAGGCAGAGTCCAACCATGAAGAGTGGATTTTCAGAAAACTTAAAGAAGAAGAAGCAAAGTCAGGGCACCTGTCTAGGGAGGTAGATGCACTGAAAGAGAAAATTCATGAGTACATGGCCACAGAAGACCTAATATGTCATCTACGGGGTGATCATATAGTCCTACAAAAGAAACTCACCcagcaagaaaacaaaaacagagaGCTAGCCAGAGAAATTGATAGCCTTACTAAAGAATTAGAGAGATACAGACGCTTCAGTAAGAGCCTTAGACCTAGTCTTAATGGAAGGAGAATTTCTGATTTGCAGGTTCTCTCTAAAGAAGTCCAAACAGATCCAGCAGACAGTGAACCACCTGATTACAAGAGTCTTGTTCCTTTAGAACGAGCAGTCATAAATGGGCAGTTGTATGAAGAGAGTGATAATGAAGACGAAGACAACGATGAGGAGCAAACAGTGTCTTTCAAATGCAATTCATCCATTGCAAATGCAGTAAACAAAAAATTATGGATCCCATGGATGAAGTCCAAAGAAAGCCATCCTCAAAATGGAAAAATTCATAGCAAACAGAATGGAAATTGTGCACAGCCACGAGATTTAGTTCTAAATCACACGCCTGGTCAACCTCTTCATATAAAGGTTACTCCAGACCATGGACAAAACACAGCTACccttgaaataacaagccctacTACAGATAGTCCTCACTCTTACACTAGTACAGCAGTTATACCCAACTGTGGCACACCAAAGCAAAGAATAACCATTATTCAAAATGCCTCCTTAACTCCTTTAAAATCAAAAGTAGTTGATGGTTACATGAGTCCGGAGCAAGCCATGTCACCTATTACAATGGCAACTTTTGCAAGATCTCAAACTCCTGAGTCATGTGGCTCAATAACTCCAGAAAGGACAACGTCTCCATTGGCTCTGACAAGTTCTCCAGAACAAATGCTTTCTTCAGAGCCTTTGGAAATTGGTGCCAAGCATACTGTTTTCAGAGTGTCCCCAGACAGGCAATCGTCATGGCACTTTCAAAGATCTAACAGCACTGGTTCAAGTGTAATAACTACTGAGGATAACAAAATCCATATTCATTTAGGAAGTCCTTATGTTCAGGCTCTTGCTAATTCAACAAAACCTTGTACTCCCAGTCAGGATAACAGAACTCCAGCACTAACTAATGGAACAGCCATTAAATCTACTAGTAAAATCACAAGCAGTATCACTATCACACCAACAGCCACTCCTCTCCCACGGCAATCACAAATTACAGTAAGTAATGTCTATAACTGA